A part of Candidatus Deferrimicrobium borealis genomic DNA contains:
- a CDS encoding ATP-binding cassette domain-containing protein, producing the protein MTGGIYRPEPDGALLAMVNVYKTFPVRKSFFSGDDLRVRAVDGVSLAVPPGKTLGLVGESGCGKTTLARLAIRLLDPDSGSIRFEGKDITRMEGESLRTTRRRMQIVFQDPYSSLNPRMKVRDIVGEGWLVHGLAKGKDLRERAERLLVRVGMSAEAGGKYPHEFSGGQRQRIGIARAIALSPKLMVADEPVSALDVSVQAQILNLLKDIQEEYGMAYLFVSHDLRVIRHVSDAVAVMYLGKVMETGPAMDLFREPLHPYTRSLLSAVPMLGDAPSERIVLSGEIPSPISPPHGCRFRTRCFMAEKVCAEVSPLLREIAPGRFAACHFV; encoded by the coding sequence ATGACCGGCGGGATCTACCGGCCGGAACCGGACGGCGCGCTCCTCGCGATGGTCAACGTCTACAAGACGTTCCCGGTGCGGAAATCGTTCTTCTCCGGGGACGATCTCCGCGTGCGTGCCGTGGACGGCGTCTCCCTGGCGGTTCCGCCCGGAAAGACGCTCGGGCTGGTGGGGGAGTCGGGGTGCGGGAAGACGACGCTCGCCCGCCTCGCGATTCGGCTGCTGGACCCCGATTCCGGGTCGATCCGGTTCGAAGGGAAGGACATCACGCGCATGGAAGGCGAGTCGCTGCGGACGACGCGGCGCCGGATGCAGATCGTCTTCCAGGACCCGTACTCCTCCCTCAACCCGCGGATGAAGGTGCGCGACATCGTCGGGGAGGGGTGGCTCGTCCACGGGCTGGCGAAGGGGAAGGATCTGCGGGAACGGGCCGAACGGCTGCTCGTCCGTGTCGGGATGTCCGCGGAGGCGGGCGGGAAATATCCCCACGAGTTCTCCGGCGGGCAGCGCCAGCGGATCGGGATCGCCCGCGCGATCGCGCTCTCCCCGAAGCTGATGGTGGCCGACGAGCCGGTGTCCGCCCTCGACGTCTCCGTCCAGGCGCAGATCCTGAACCTCCTCAAGGACATCCAGGAGGAGTACGGGATGGCGTACCTGTTCGTCTCCCACGACCTGCGGGTGATCCGGCACGTGAGCGACGCGGTGGCGGTGATGTACCTCGGAAAGGTGATGGAGACGGGGCCTGCGATGGACCTGTTCCGCGAGCCGCTGCACCCGTACACCCGCTCGCTGTTGTCGGCCGTCCCGATGCTCGGCGACGCGCCGTCGGAACGGATCGTCCTCTCGGGGGAGATCCCCTCCCCGATCTCCCCGCCGCACGGGTGCCGCTTCCGCACCCGCTGCTTCATGGCGGAGAAGGTGTGCGCGGAGGTCTCCCCGCTCCTGCGCGAGATCGCCCCCGGCCGCTTCGCCGCGTGCCACTTTGTGTGA